Proteins encoded together in one Impatiens glandulifera chromosome 1, dImpGla2.1, whole genome shotgun sequence window:
- the LOC124911767 gene encoding subtilisin-like protease SBT4.3: MAEKILLRSYTRSFNGFAANLIPYEASKLKNMKGVVLVFESQKLKIQTTRSWDYIGLSLDVSRNLTMESDIIIGHMDTGVKPNSDSLSDHGLGNVPKKWKGVCNGGKNFTCNKKLIGARYYIGDSAIDNSVVSHGTHTASTAVGRVVKNANFFGIGNGTARGGVPSARIANYKVCDMECDDKDILAAFDDAIADNVDIINVSIGPEMPVNISQDTIAIGSFHAMKNDILTVQAAGNTYNNMLKTVVSTVPWIFSVGGSNIDRNIINKLVLKNGPTLISNIINPFTSGKHNKKLVYGREITNHCNESSAMRCMNSCIDPNLVKGKIIVCNVDDFELSARETILNASGLIMRKSNKYYKDISKIVLLPTVHLSDHDFHYIEYYLKSKSFPSARILKSKTTHNNGHVLGSFSSMGPNTKLPEILKPDITAPGLNILAEGPSDTIAFIDIPGAKYNFRFGTSMACPHVTGVVAYVKSKHPDWSISAIKSSLMTTGRQQAAVAGGGSRRRLSSIDGGSLQSPASSIQAWAANGVFDPSGGSDLAAERVLQPTAASIG, translated from the exons ATGGCAGAAAAGATATTGTTGAGAAGTTATACAAGAAGTTTTAATGGATTCGCGGCTAATCTTATCCCATATGAAGCCTCAAAGTTGAAAA ACATGAAAGGAGTTGTCTTAGTTTTCGAAAGtcaaaaactcaaaattcaGACAACGAGATCTTGGGACTACATTGGATTATCCTTAGATGTTAGCCGAAATCTAACGATGGAGAGTGATATTATAATTGGCCACATGGACACGGGTGTAAAACCTAATAGTGACAGTTTATCTGACCATGGCTTAGGAAATGTTCCTAAGAAATGGAAAGGTGTTTGTAATGGTGGCAAAAACTTCACTTGTAACAA AAAGTTGATTGGGGCGAGGTACTACATAGGAGACTCAGCAATAGATAATTCAGTAGTATCTCATGGAACTCACACAGCCTCCACAGCGGTTGGAAGAGTTGTAAAAAACGCAAACTTTTTTGGCATAGGAAACGGGACCGCTAGAGGAGGCGTCCCATCAGCGAGGATAGCTAATTATAAAGTTTGTGATATGGAATGCGATGATAAAGATATATTGGCTGCCTTTGATGATGCCATTGCCGACAATGTTGATATTATCAACGTCTCAATTGGACCTGAAATGCCAGTTAACATCAGCCAAGATACTATTGCCATTGGATCATTTCATGCAATGAAGAATGATATTTTAACTGTACAAGCAGCGGGAAACACATACaataacatgttaaaaacaGTTGTAAGCACTGTACCATGGATATTCTCAGTGGGTGGCAGTAATATAGACAGAAACATAATCAATAAGCTTGTTCTTAAAAATGGACCTACACTCATT AGTAATATTATAAATCCTTTCACTAGTGGCAAGCACAACAAGAAACTGGTATATGGAAGAGAGATCACCAATCATTGTAACGAATCAAGTGCAAT GCGATGTATGAATAGCTGTATAGACCCTAATTTGGTGAAAGGAAAGATCATAGTATGCAATGTTGATGATTTCGAGCTATCAGCACGTGAAACGATTTTGAATGCAAGTGGTCTTATTATGCGAAAgtctaacaaatattataaagatataTCTAAAATCGTACTTTTACCTACTGTGCATTTGAGTGACCATGATTTTCATTATATTGAATATTACCTCAAGTCTAAATCATTTCCTTCCGCACGCATACTAAAGAGTAAGACTACTCACAATAATGGTCATGTTTTAGGTTCTTTTTCAAGCATGGGGCCTAATACGAAATTGCCAGAAATTTTAaag CCAGATATAACTGCACCTGGCTTAAATATACTAGCAGAAGGTCCTTCAGACACAATTGCCTTTATAGACATACCAGGTGCAAAGTATAACTTTCGTTTTGGAACATCTATGGCGTGTCCTCATGTTACCGGTGTGGTTGCTTATGTGAAATCAAAACATCCAGATTGGTCTATTTCAGCTATCAAATCATCTCTTATGACTACAG GGCGGCAGCAGGCGGCGGTAGCAGGCGGCGGCAGCAGGCGGCGACTGTCTTCAATCGACGGGGGCAGTCTTCAATCACCGGCGTCGTCGATCCAAGCGTGGGCAGCGAACGGCGTCTTCGATCCGAGCGGAGGCAGCGACTTGGCGGCGGAAAGGGTTCTTCAACCTACGGCGGCGTCAATCGGATGA